In Scatophagus argus isolate fScaArg1 chromosome 14, fScaArg1.pri, whole genome shotgun sequence, the following proteins share a genomic window:
- the LOC124070958 gene encoding disks large homolog 4 isoform X3: MKGRTKLPSLCPCVKYRYQDEETPPLEHSPAHLAPGKSAEMLHMSDKNLAAMEAIHGYTPHTHISPVKPVLMSTGHTPMYTSAVSTLGNTPPVVVNTDTLDGSPYVNGTEGEIEYEEITLERGNSGLGFSIAGGTDNPHVGDDPSIFITKIIPGGAAAQDGRLSVNDCILFVNDVDVREVTHSQAVEALKEAGAIVRLYVLRRKPAAEKVTEIKLIKGPKGLGFSIAGGVGNQHIPGDNSIYVTKIIEGGAAHKDGRLQIGDKILAVNNVCLEDVMHEDAVGALKNTAEVVYLRVAKPNNLFLTNSYNPPDLTSTYSHMDTELSHPNYLGSDYPQALTPTSPSRFSPVLHGMMGDDDIPREPRRVLIHRGSTGLGFNIVGGEDGEGIFISFILAGGPADLSGELHKGDQILSVNGVDLRMATHEQAAAALKNAGQTVTIIAQYRPDEYSRFEAKIHDLREQLMNSSMGSGTTTLRSNPKRGFYIRALFDYDKTADCGFLSQALGFKFGDVLHVLDCGDEEWWQARKVSPQNEAEEVGFIPSKHRVERKEWSRVNTKERDHGRDTLSTQGRDRDKTSHSYETVTQVEVHYARPIIILGPVKDRINDDLLSEFPDKFGSCVPHTTRPKREYEVDGRDYHFVSSREQMEKDIQSHRFIEAGQYNSHLYGTSVQSVREVAEQQGKHCILDVSANAVRRLQAAQLHPIAIFVRPKSLENVLEINTRLTEEQARKGMDRALKLEQDFLECFSAVVEGDSFEEVYHKVKTVIEEQSRPYIWIPTRERL, from the exons CCTGTGTTGATGTCTACGGGACACACTCCAATGTACACCTCTGCTGTTTCCACACTG GGAAACACTCCTCCAGTGGTGGTGAACACTGACACACTCGATGGCTCCCCATAT GTGAATGGGACAGAAGGGGAAATCGAGTATGAGGAGATCACACtggagaga GGTAACTCAGGCCTTGGCTTCAGCATAGCAGGGGGAACAGACAACCCACACGTGGGCGATGACCCCAGCATCTTCATCACCAAAATCATACCTGGAGGAGCCGCAGCTCAGGATGGACGACTGAg TGTGAATGACTGCATCTTATTTGTGAATGATGTTGACGTGAGGGAGGTGACACACAGCCAAGCTGTGGAGGCCCTTAAGGAGGCAGGTGCTATTGTCCGCCTCTATGTCCTCCGCAGaaaaccagcagcagagaaagtcACTGAAATCAAACTCATCAAAGGGCCTAAAG GATTAGGTTTCAGCATTGCTGGAGGGGTGGGAAACCAGCACATACCAGGAGATAACAGTATCTATGTCACCAAGATCATTGAAGGCGGAGCGGCTCATAAAGATGGCCGTCTGCAGATCGGGGACAAGATCTTAGCG GTGAACAATGTGTGTCTGGAGGATGTGATGCATGAGGATGCGGTGGGGGCTCTGAAGAACACAGCCGAGGTGGTGTACCTCAGGGTGGCCAAGCCCAACAACCTGTTTCTGACCAACTCCTATAACCCACCAGACCTCACCAGCA CATATTCCCATATGGACACTGAACTCAGCCACCCCAACTATCTTGGATCAGATTACCCACAAGCTCTCACTCCCACCTCACCTAGTCGGTTTTCTCCTGTTCTGCACGGCATGATGGGTGATGATGACATTCCCCG gGAGCCTCGCAGAGTTTTGATCCACCGAGGCTCCACAGGCCTGGGATTCAACATTGTTGGAGGAGAGGACGGAGAGGGAATATTTATCTCTTTCATTCTGGCAGGGGGGCCAGCTGACCTCAGCGGAGAGCTGCACAAGGGCGATCAGATCCTCAGC gtGAACGGCGTGGACCTGCGTATGGCCACACATGAACAGGCAGCTGCCGCACTGAAGAACGCTGGCCAGACGGTGACCATCATCGCTCAGTACAGACCTGATG AATACAGCCGCTTTGAGGCCAAGATCCATGACTTGAGGGAACAGCTGATGAACAGCAGCATGGGCTCTGGGACCACAACGCTAAGGAGCAACCCAAAGAGAGGCTTCTACATCAG GGCTCTTTTTGACTATGACAAGACTGCAGACTGTGGCTTCCTCAGTCAGGCACTGGGCTTCAAGTTTGGGGATGTGCTGCATGTGTTGGACTGTGGAGACGAGGAGTGGTGGCAGGCCCGCAAGGTCAGCCCCCAGAATGAGGCTGAGGAGGTCGGCTTCATCCCCAGCAAGCACAG GGTGGAAAGAAAAGAGTGGTCTCGTGTGAACACCAAAGAGAGG GACCATGGTCGAGACACCTTGAGCACTCAAG GGAGAGATAGAGATAAAACCTCACACAGCTATGAGACAGTCACCCAAGTGGAAG tTCATTATGCAAGGCCCATCATCATTCTGGGCCCTGTGAAAGACAGGATAAATGATGACTTGTTGTCTGAGTTCCCTGATAAGTTTGGATCTTGTGTCCCAC ACACCACGCGGCCCAAGAGGGAGTATGAGGTGGATGGGCGGGACTATCATTTCGTGTCGTCACGGGAACAGATGGAAAAGGACATCCAGAGCCATCGGTTCATTGAGGCAGGCCAGTACAACAGTCATCTGTATGGCACCAGTGTCCAGAGTGTTCGCGAGGTGGCTGAGCAG CAGGGGAAACACTGCATCCTGGATGTATCTGCCAATGCTGTGCGCAGACTACAAGCAGCTCAGCTTCATCCCATTGCCATCTTTGTACGGCCCAAGTCACTGGAGAATGTCCT AGAGATCAACACTCGCCTGACAGAGGAGCAGGCCAGGAAAGGAATGGACCGAGCCCTCAAGCTAGAACAAGACTTCCTAGAGTGTTTCTCAG CTGTCGTGGAAGGGGACAGCTTTGAAGAGGTCTATCACAAAGTAAAGACAGTGATCGAGGAGCAATCAAGGCCTTACATCTGGATCCCCACTCGGGAGAGGCTGTGA
- the LOC124070958 gene encoding disks large homolog 4 isoform X4, protein MDCLCIVTTKKYRYQDEETPPLEHSPAHLAPGKSAEMLHMSDKNLAAMEAIHGYTPHTHISPVKPVLMSTGHTPMYTSAVSTLGNTPPVVVNTDTLDGSPYVNGTEGEIEYEEITLERGNSGLGFSIAGGTDNPHVGDDPSIFITKIIPGGAAAQDGRLSVNDCILFVNDVDVREVTHSQAVEALKEAGAIVRLYVLRRKPAAEKVTEIKLIKGPKGLGFSIAGGVGNQHIPGDNSIYVTKIIEGGAAHKDGRLQIGDKILAVNNVCLEDVMHEDAVGALKNTAEVVYLRVAKPNNLFLTNSYNPPDLTSTYSHMDTELSHPNYLGSDYPQALTPTSPSRFSPVLHGMMGDDDIPREPRRVLIHRGSTGLGFNIVGGEDGEGIFISFILAGGPADLSGELHKGDQILSVNGVDLRMATHEQAAAALKNAGQTVTIIAQYRPDEYSRFEAKIHDLREQLMNSSMGSGTTTLRSNPKRGFYIRALFDYDKTADCGFLSQALGFKFGDVLHVLDCGDEEWWQARKVSPQNEAEEVGFIPSKHRVERKEWSRVNTKERDHGRDTLSTQGRDRDKTSHSYETVTQVEVHYARPIIILGPVKDRINDDLLSEFPDKFGSCVPHTTRPKREYEVDGRDYHFVSSREQMEKDIQSHRFIEAGQYNSHLYGTSVQSVREVAEQQGKHCILDVSANAVRRLQAAQLHPIAIFVRPKSLENVLEINTRLTEEQARKGMDRALKLEQDFLECFSAVVEGDSFEEVYHKVKTVIEEQSRPYIWIPTRERL, encoded by the exons CCTGTGTTGATGTCTACGGGACACACTCCAATGTACACCTCTGCTGTTTCCACACTG GGAAACACTCCTCCAGTGGTGGTGAACACTGACACACTCGATGGCTCCCCATAT GTGAATGGGACAGAAGGGGAAATCGAGTATGAGGAGATCACACtggagaga GGTAACTCAGGCCTTGGCTTCAGCATAGCAGGGGGAACAGACAACCCACACGTGGGCGATGACCCCAGCATCTTCATCACCAAAATCATACCTGGAGGAGCCGCAGCTCAGGATGGACGACTGAg TGTGAATGACTGCATCTTATTTGTGAATGATGTTGACGTGAGGGAGGTGACACACAGCCAAGCTGTGGAGGCCCTTAAGGAGGCAGGTGCTATTGTCCGCCTCTATGTCCTCCGCAGaaaaccagcagcagagaaagtcACTGAAATCAAACTCATCAAAGGGCCTAAAG GATTAGGTTTCAGCATTGCTGGAGGGGTGGGAAACCAGCACATACCAGGAGATAACAGTATCTATGTCACCAAGATCATTGAAGGCGGAGCGGCTCATAAAGATGGCCGTCTGCAGATCGGGGACAAGATCTTAGCG GTGAACAATGTGTGTCTGGAGGATGTGATGCATGAGGATGCGGTGGGGGCTCTGAAGAACACAGCCGAGGTGGTGTACCTCAGGGTGGCCAAGCCCAACAACCTGTTTCTGACCAACTCCTATAACCCACCAGACCTCACCAGCA CATATTCCCATATGGACACTGAACTCAGCCACCCCAACTATCTTGGATCAGATTACCCACAAGCTCTCACTCCCACCTCACCTAGTCGGTTTTCTCCTGTTCTGCACGGCATGATGGGTGATGATGACATTCCCCG gGAGCCTCGCAGAGTTTTGATCCACCGAGGCTCCACAGGCCTGGGATTCAACATTGTTGGAGGAGAGGACGGAGAGGGAATATTTATCTCTTTCATTCTGGCAGGGGGGCCAGCTGACCTCAGCGGAGAGCTGCACAAGGGCGATCAGATCCTCAGC gtGAACGGCGTGGACCTGCGTATGGCCACACATGAACAGGCAGCTGCCGCACTGAAGAACGCTGGCCAGACGGTGACCATCATCGCTCAGTACAGACCTGATG AATACAGCCGCTTTGAGGCCAAGATCCATGACTTGAGGGAACAGCTGATGAACAGCAGCATGGGCTCTGGGACCACAACGCTAAGGAGCAACCCAAAGAGAGGCTTCTACATCAG GGCTCTTTTTGACTATGACAAGACTGCAGACTGTGGCTTCCTCAGTCAGGCACTGGGCTTCAAGTTTGGGGATGTGCTGCATGTGTTGGACTGTGGAGACGAGGAGTGGTGGCAGGCCCGCAAGGTCAGCCCCCAGAATGAGGCTGAGGAGGTCGGCTTCATCCCCAGCAAGCACAG GGTGGAAAGAAAAGAGTGGTCTCGTGTGAACACCAAAGAGAGG GACCATGGTCGAGACACCTTGAGCACTCAAG GGAGAGATAGAGATAAAACCTCACACAGCTATGAGACAGTCACCCAAGTGGAAG tTCATTATGCAAGGCCCATCATCATTCTGGGCCCTGTGAAAGACAGGATAAATGATGACTTGTTGTCTGAGTTCCCTGATAAGTTTGGATCTTGTGTCCCAC ACACCACGCGGCCCAAGAGGGAGTATGAGGTGGATGGGCGGGACTATCATTTCGTGTCGTCACGGGAACAGATGGAAAAGGACATCCAGAGCCATCGGTTCATTGAGGCAGGCCAGTACAACAGTCATCTGTATGGCACCAGTGTCCAGAGTGTTCGCGAGGTGGCTGAGCAG CAGGGGAAACACTGCATCCTGGATGTATCTGCCAATGCTGTGCGCAGACTACAAGCAGCTCAGCTTCATCCCATTGCCATCTTTGTACGGCCCAAGTCACTGGAGAATGTCCT AGAGATCAACACTCGCCTGACAGAGGAGCAGGCCAGGAAAGGAATGGACCGAGCCCTCAAGCTAGAACAAGACTTCCTAGAGTGTTTCTCAG CTGTCGTGGAAGGGGACAGCTTTGAAGAGGTCTATCACAAAGTAAAGACAGTGATCGAGGAGCAATCAAGGCCTTACATCTGGATCCCCACTCGGGAGAGGCTGTGA